The DNA segment AGCAAAAGAATATTATAGGATAAGCCACCCTGTCAAAAGTAACGGGTGGCTTTTTTGTATCTGGTTCTATCCATCTCATTTACAGCAGAGCAGTATTCATATACTTAAATGCTATTCTATTTACTTTCTAAAAGTCCTTCCCTTATTTTATTAAATGGCCCTAAAAAGGACGCGTTATTCGATAAGCGCGCCCCTTTAATGGAATAAGATTATGTTAAAGCAATCAGTATTAGCCGTCTTATTCAACAAGCCTTTTAATATTTTGTATATCCTTCTCGCTCATTTGAGACTGTAAGCTATCATTAATCAGCATTTGCATCTCATGAATGACTTGTTCTCCTTTTTTCATGAGAAAGATATCAACAGATCGTTTATCACTTGCATCCGTTTGGCGTTCAACTAACGACTCGCCTCGATGTTGTTCCAGTCTTGTAACTAAGCGTGATAGAGCACTATGACTAAGGCCCACTTTTGGAACTAAATCTGATAACCTCATCTTCTTTTGCTCTGATTTTGCCAAGATATACATAAGGTAAAATTCTTTAATTCCTAAATGGAATTGATCTTGAAGTGTATAATCCATTGCTTTCAGTATACGGTCGTGATATTTCGTCAGATTAATCCAAGCATTAAACAACTCATTATTCATGATAATAATCCTTTCCAGCCCTTTTTATTGACATCATTATATCACAAGTTATATTATATGCATGCGCAAACAAATAAAAAGGGAGGAGTTTCCCGTTATGAGTCGTTTATTCAGTCCATATACAATTCAAAATCTAACGTTGAAAAATCGTATTGTTATGTCACCAATGTGTCAGTATTCAGTCACTAAAGAAGATGGTGCCCCAAACGATTGGCACTTTGTTCACTATGTCTCAAGAGCGATCGGAGGAACAGGTCTAATTATTATGGAAATGACTAGTGTTACCCCCGAGGGGCGTATTACAAATGGCGACCTTGGTCTTTGGTCAGATAAACAAGTACCACATTACCAACGACTTGTTAATGAAATAAAAAAGTACGACACCAAGGTTGGAATTCAAATTGCTCATGCAGGCAGAAAAGCAGAAGATGCCGATCAACCTGTAGGAGCTTCCGATATATCTGTAGAAGTATTACCAGAGGAAACAATGAATGGTGAACTTAAACCCCAAGAGCTTTAACAAACCAAGAAGTGAAAGAAACCGTTCAGCAATTTAAACAGGCTGCTGAGAGAGCAATAAAAGCAGGTTTTGATACAATCGAATTACACGGCGCTCATGGTTATCTCTTGCATCAGTTTATGTCACCAAATATCAACAATCGTACAGATGAGTATGGAGAAGACCTAGCGCTCTTTGGAGAAGAAGTTATAAAGGCGGTCAAAAGTGTAATGCCAGCAGATATGCCACTAATCATGCGAATGTCTGCCATTGAGTATATAGATGGGGGCTATGACTTACCACACTCTATTGATATGGCAAAACGTTTTAAAAAAGCTGGTGTAGATGTTTTTCACGTTTCAAGTGGTGGGGAAGGACCTCCCGGAGAACGTAAACCGCAAAACACACCGGGTTATCAGGTGTCCTTTGCACGCGAATTTAAAAAACAATTAGGCCTTCCAGTTATCGCTGTTGGTAAATTAAGTAGCCCAGAATTGGCAGAAGCAACCATTTCAAATGGAGATGCAGAACTTGTGGCCATTGCAAGAGGTATGCTTAATGATCCTTATTGGAGTTTACACGCAGAGAAGAGATTAACTCATAAAGTAAGTCCACCTTTTCAATATTCAAGAGGAATAAGATAAGAAATAAGAAGGTTCCTTATTAGGAGCCTTCTTAACCTGTACTCGTTCTATTTCTATACTTTCTCTTCTTAAACGATCTGTACCTCTAATACAAAAGAGCGCAGATCCTTATTCCGGATATGCGCCCCTTTTCATGAAGACTTGATAATTCAAGATAATATTAATAACGATCTTACGCTTTTTCCCCGTTTGTTTAAAAATTTAATTCACTTTATAAGAGATTTCAGCGATTTTAATTAGCTCTTTTTTCGAGGTGAAGTCACTATCTGCAAACACTTCATAGTAGACACCATCCTTATCCCATTTTAGCAATTTTGTGTCATTTTGGTCGCCATACCTACCTTCAAGGTTTTCTTCTATCTTCACAGTCTCATCCGTGAAATCTAGACCATTTGGGTGTCTAATAGCTCTAAAAGTTATCTCCCGCCCTTTTTTATTAATGAATTTTACTGCCATATAGCTCTTTTGTTTTCCTCCCAAGTCCCCCACCATTACTTTAATATCAGTGGGAGTAAAAGGGATTTTATCTGGAATTTCAGGTTCGAAAGAAAGCACTTCTAAAGATTCAATAACATTTTCTTTTTCGTAACTAACAAAGCCATCTTCACATCCAGCCAAAGTAAACGTAATTAAGATTATCAGATATAAGATCTTCTTCAAGAATTCACCCCTATCTGTTTCAAATCCT comes from the Halobacillus shinanisalinarum genome and includes:
- a CDS encoding DUF4367 domain-containing protein; amino-acid sequence: MKKILYLIILITFTLAGCEDGFVSYEKENVIESLEVLSFEPEIPDKIPFTPTDIKVMVGDLGGKQKSYMAVKFINKKGREITFRAIRHPNGLDFTDETVKIEENLEGRYGDQNDTKLLKWDKDGVYYEVFADSDFTSKKELIKIAEISYKVN
- a CDS encoding MarR family winged helix-turn-helix transcriptional regulator codes for the protein MNNELFNAWINLTKYHDRILKAMDYTLQDQFHLGIKEFYLMYILAKSEQKKMRLSDLVPKVGLSHSALSRLVTRLEQHRGESLVERQTDASDKRSVDIFLMKKGEQVIHEMQMLINDSLQSQMSEKDIQNIKRLVE